In Arthrobacter sp. MN05-02, the genomic stretch GGCGCGACGAGTTCCTGTCCATCGCCGCTTCCCACGGCGTCCGGATCCCGTCGGTCCACCTGCAGCGGCAGAGCGTGATCATGCCGGGCCACGAGGAGCGCAACCTCGCCTACGCCCACCGGACGATCGACGCGGCGGCCGAGTGGGGCATGGAGGTCTTCTCCACCGGACTCCACCAGCCCTTCAGCGAGGCGCAGCGGCGCGCGCTCTGGTTCTGGACGGCGCAGGGGCCGAAGGATCCGGATGATCCGGAGGTGTGGCAGGCGGCGGTCACCCGCCTGCGGGAACTCGGCCGGCATGCGGCCGACGTCGGGCTGAAGATGTCCCTGGAGCTGTACGAGGACACGTACCTCGGCACCGGCGACAGCGCCGTGCGGCTCGTCGAGGAGATAGGCCTCGACAACGTGGGGATCAATCCCGACATCGCCAACCTCATCCGCCTGCACCGCCCCGTGGAGGACTGGCGTGAGCTCCACGCGAAGCTCCTCCCCTATGCCAACTACTGGCACGTGAAGAACTACACACGGGACGAGGCAGCCGACGGCTCATGGGCGACGAGCGTCCCCAGCTCCATGGAGGCCGGGCTGATCAACTACCGCCAGATGATCCGCGACGCCATCGAGCTCGGCTTCGACGGCATCTTCCTGTGTGAGCACTACGGCGGGGACAGCCTCGGCAACTGCGCCACCAACCAGACCTACATCCGCTCACTCCTGCCTGGGAAGAAGGACGCATGACACCGAAGAGAATCGCCGTCGTCGGGTCGGGGTACATGGGTGGCGGTATCGCCCAGGTCCTCGCCCTCGCCGGGCACACCGTACGCATCGCCGACGTGAGCGCCGAGATCGCGGCGTCGAACCTCGCCCGGCTGTTGACCGAGGCGGAGCAGTTCGCCGCCGACGGTCTCTTCCCAGCGGATGCGCGCGAGCGCATCGAGGCGAACGTCTCGGCCGCCGAGTCGATCGAGGACGCCGTAGCCGACGCCGAGTTCATCGAGGAGGCCGTGCCGGAGCGCATCGAGATCAAGCACGAGACACTCCGGCGGATCTCCGCGGCGGCTCGACCCGACGCCATCATCGGCTCGAACACCTCGACCATCCTGATCGCGGGTCTCGCTGAGGCGGTGGAGCATCCGGAGCGGTTCCTCGGCGTCCACTTCTCCAACCCCGCGCCCTTCATCCCCGGCGTCGAACTCATCCCCCACCCGGGCACGGACGACAGCGTGATCCCCGTGGTCGAGGAGATCGTCGCGTCCACCGGCAAGGAGACGGCGCGCGTGAAGGATGCCACCGGCTTCGTGCTGAACCGGCTCCAGTACGCGCTGTTCCACGAGGCCACGCAGATCGTCGAGGAGGGCATCGCGACCGCGGACGACATCGACACGATCGTCCGCACGACCTTCGGCTTCCGGCTCCCCGTCTTCGGCCCCTTCGCCATCGCGGACATGGCCGGCCTCGACGTCTACTCGTTCTGCTACGCATCCCTGCAGACCCGCTGGCCCGAGCGCTTCGCGACACCCGACTCGCTGAAACAACTCGTCGATGCCGGCAAGTTCGGCACCAAGACCGGCGCCGGCTACCTCGACGTCCCGGCCGAACGCACTGCCGAACTGATCGCGTACCGCAACAAGGCGTACGTGGCCATCAAGAAACTCATGGACGAACTCGGTCCTGCACCCATCCACTGATCGCAAGGAGAACCTCCCGTGGCATCAGCATTTCCCGACTCCAGGTCGGTCATCCTCACCGGCGCCGCCTCGCCGCGCGGCATCGGTCGCGCGTCCGCGCACCACCTCGCCGGGCTCGGCTGGAACATCGGCATCATCGACCTCGACCACGAGGCGGCGACGGCGGTCGCCCGCGAGATCGCGGACGAGCACGGCGTCACGGCCGCCGGGGCCGGGGCCGACGTGTCGAAAGAGTCCGAGGTGCGGGCAGCTTTCGACAGCCTCGAGGCCGCCCTCCCGCAGGTCGTCGCCCTGGTGAACCTCGCCGGCGTCTCGAGCCCCGTGCCGTACCTCGAGGTCACCCCCGAGGAGTGGAACCGCGTCATGGGCATCAACATGAACGGCGTCCACTACGCCACCCGGCGGGCCGTCGAGTCCATGGTCGGGCACGGCGTCGGGCGGGTGGTCAACCTCTCCTCGGTGTCCGCGCAGCGCGGCGGCGGGACGTTCTCCAAGACCGTCTACTCCGCCGCCAAGGCAGGCGTCATCGGGTTCACGCGCTCCGTGGCACGTGAACTCGGTGGGGCGGGTATCACCGTCAATGCCATCTCGCCCGGCCCCATCGACACGGACATCATGGGCGGCACCCTCACGGAGGAACGGAAGGCCGCCATGGCAGCGGACGGGGTCCTTCCGCGCATCGGCACCCCCCGGGACATCGCAGCCGCCATCGCCTACCTCATCAGCGAGGACGCCGGATTCGTGACGGGCCAGACCCTGAACGTCGACGGCGGACTCTACATGCACTGACATGGGCGACTGGTCGAAATCCCGCATCCTGTTCCTCGCCGTCGGCATCATCCTCGTCGGTATCGGGGCCTGGCTCATCTTCCCGTCACTCGTGGGCTGAGCCGCACACCACCACCACAACAACCGCACTTAGGAGAGTCCCATGTCCGCTACGGACGCGGTCAAAGACGACCTGGACAGCCCCGCGCTCGCCTCCGCCGTCAAGAAAGCTGCACGGCACCTGATGCCGATGCTCATCATCCTGTACTTCGTCGCGTTCCTGGACCGCACGAACGTGGGATACGCCGAAGCCGCCCTCGAGATGGACCGTGGCATCAGCGCCGGCGCGTTCGCCCTCGGCGCCGGCATCTTCTTCATCGGCTACGCGATCTTCGAGATCCCGTCCAACCTGCTGCTCAAGAAGTTCGGGGCGCGCTGGTGGCTGGCCCGGATCGCGGTGACCTGGGGTATCGTCGCCGCGGCCTTCGCCTTCACCACCGGCGACACCATGTTCATCATCCTGCGGTTCCTGCTCGGCGTGACCGAGGCCGGGCTCTTCCCGGGCGTCATCATGTTCCTCTCGGAGTGGTTCCCCAACAAGGTCCGCGTCCAGATGTTCGCCCTGTTCTACCTCGCCCAGCCCTTCTCGCAGATGCTCGGCAATCCGATCTCGGGTGCCCTGATCTCCTTCGGGGACACCTACACCCCGTGGCGCGGCTGGCAGGTCATGTTCTTCACCGAGGGCATGATGGCCGTCATCGCCGGCATCGCCGCCATCTTCTTCCTCATCGACAGTCCGCAGAAGGCGAAGTGGCTGGACAAGGACGAGAAGCGCGCACTGCTCAGGGTCATGGAAGCGGAGGACGAGGTCCGCAGTACGGACGGGCCCTCCGGCATCATGCGTGCCATGGGCAACTGGAAGGTCTGGTACTTCACCATCATCTACTTCTGCCTCCAGGTCGCGGTCTACGGCACCACGTTCTACCTGCCGCAGCAGGTCCGCCGCATCATCAGCCCGGACGCGGAGTTCTGGCAGATCGGCCTCATCTCGGCCATCCCCTGGTTCGTCGGCCTGTTCGTCTGCTACATCGTGGGCAAGAACGCCAACACCATCCGGCGTCGCCGCACCTGGGGCACGATGTTCTACACCTCGACCGGCCTGGCGACCATCGGTGCCGCCTTCGCCGGCGAGAACGGGATGCCCGTCCTGGCGATCGCCTTCCTCGTGGTTTCGGTCTCCAGCTTCCTGGCCTGCGGTCCCATCACGTGGTCCTATCCGACGGCGTTCCTCACCGGAACGGCAGCGGCAGCGGGTATCGGGCTGATCAACTCACTGGGCAACCTCGGCGGGTTCGTGGCCCCGATCATGCGCACCGCGGTCGATGAACGCTTCACGACCGAGACAGGGCTCTACGGCACGATCTCGGTGGGCGTCTTCGCCTTCTTGGCCGCGGTGATGTTCATCCTGACCCGCAACATGCGGTCCCGCTCGGATGCCCTGCTGGCAGCCGAGGAGAAGACGGCAGCAGCACCCGGCCACTGACGGGATCGATCACCGGTGACGGTACGGACATCTCCGTACCGTCACCGGTGCCCTCCCTGACCCGCCTTCCAGGCGTCCACCCACAGCACGACGGAGCGCTGCATGACCACCGAAACGCACCTGCTGTCCGACTACCCGCCGGACGTGCCCATCTCCGCAGGAGAGGTGGCAGCAGCCATCCGCTCCGCCGGGCGCCCGCCGCGGATCTTCGTCGTCCTCGACGACGACCCGACCGGGACACAGTCCGTCGCAGACCTCCCCGTCCTGACCCGGTGGGAGACCGAGGACTTCTCCTGGGCCTTCCGTCAGGGGAAGCCGGCCGTCTACGTGCTCACGAACACCCGCAGCCTCGACGCACCGGAGGCGGCGGCCCGAAACGAGGAGATCGTCCGGAATGCCCTCGCCGCAGCCGCTGCGGAGGCCACCGCCCTGCGACTCGGCTTTGTGAGCCGCAGCGACTCCACGCTCCGCGGGCACTTCCCCCTCGAACCCGACACGATCGCAGCGACCGTCCTGGACGCCACGGGGGAATCCACCGACGGCGTCGTGATCGTCCCGGCTTTCCCGGACGCCGGCCGCATCACGATCGGCGGTGTGCACTACGTGCGGGCGCCGGACCTCGGCGAGGACCGGCTCGTCCCCGTGTCCGACACGGAGTTCGCCCATGACGCCACCTTCGGCTACCGGAACGCCTCCCTCGCGCAGTACGTGGAGGAGAAGACCGGCGGACGTGTCCCGGCGGCGTCCGTGATCGTCCTGGACCTCGGCATCATCCGCGCGGGAAGCAGGGGTGGCGGCGCCCGGGCGTCGGCCCGTGCCATCGCGGATGCCGTCGCAGATGCGACCGAGGCTGCACCGATCGTCGCCGACGTCGTGACCGAGAACGACCTCCGGGCCCTCGCGCTCGGCCTGGAGGAAGCGGAACACCGAGGGAAGAAGCTCCTGTACCGCGTCGGACCGCCCTTCGTGCGGGCACGCATCGGCCAGGAGATCCGCGCCGAACTCACCGGCCGCGAGGCCTACGCCGGCAACGAGCCATCGACGGCGGGCGGGCTGATCGTGGTCGGCTCGCACGTCGGGGTCACCACCCGGCAGCTCGGCATCCTCACCGAGCAGCACCGGCGCGCACACACCATCGAGATCGACGTCGAGCAGCTCCTCGACGAGCGTTCGGCGCGGCACCTCGACGCGGTCGTCGCGGACGTCGTCGCACGGCTCGCGCAGGGCGACGTCATCCTCCACACGAGCCGCCTGCTGGTCCGGACCAGCGACGCCGCCGCCAGCCTCGGGATCGCCCGGACGGTCTCCGCCGCCGTCGTCGCCGTCGTGAACCGCACCCTGGGACTGTTCCCGCCCCGCTTCGTGATCGCCAAGGGAGGGATCACCTCCTCGGACGTGGCCGCGCACGGCCTGCAGATCAGGCACGCCATGGTCCGGGGCCCGATGCTCCCGGGCATCGTGAGCCTGTGGGAGCCGGTGGACGGGCCCGCGAAGGGCATCCCGTTCGTCGTCTTCGCCGGCAACGTGGGGGACGATTCATCCCTCGCCGACGTCACGAGGAAACTCAGCTCCACCTTCTGACACCCCCCAGCTCCTGACCAGCATTGGAAGGCGATCCCCATGACCGACAGCTACTCCGTCACAGTCCTCGGCCTCGGCGCCATGGGCCTGCCGATGGCCACCCGCCTCGCCACGGGCCTCACGGTCCACGGCTTCGATATCGCGGAGCCGAGGCTCGCGCTGGCACGCGAGGCCGGGATCCGCACCTTCGCCTCGGCGCAGGAGGCGGCGACGGGCACGGACGCGCTGCTCCTCGCGGTCCGCAACGGCGAACAGCTCGACGACGTCCTGTTCGGCAGCACGGGCGTCGCCCCCGTGCTGAGGCAGGGCGCCGTCGTCATCCTCACCAGCACGGTCGGGACCGACGCGATCCCGGCCACCGTCGCACGCCTCGCGGACTACGGCGTCGCCCTGGTCGACGCACCCCTCTCCGGGGGCCCGAAGCGTGCCGGCGAGGGGGACCTCCTGATCGTGGTGGGAGCCGCGCCCGACGCGCTCGAGGGAGCACGTCCCGTCCTGGACCTCCTGGCGTCCACCCTGACCGTGGTCGGGGACAATCCCGGGGACGGACAGGCGCTCAAGACCGTCAATCAGCTGCTGTGCGGCGTGCACATCGCGGCCGCGGCCGAAGCGATGGCCCTCGCCGACGCCCTCGGGCTGGACCCCGCCAAGACCCTCGCCGCCCTCGAAGCCGGGGCGGCCGGATCCTTCATGCTCTCGAACCGCGGACCGCGGATGCTGGAGGCCTACTCGGAGGAGGGAGCGGAGGTGCTCAGCCGCCTCGACATCTTCGTCAAGGACATGGGCATCGTCGGCAAGGCGACCCGTGCCGCAGGCCTCGCCTCGCCGGTCGCTTCGGCCGCGGAGCAGCTCTACCTCCTGGGACAGGCGCAGGGCCTCGCCGCGGAGGACGACTCGGCGGTGATCCGGGTGATCGCTCCCGCCCGGCATCCCTGAGGAGCTGCCCGCACTCCTCGGTGGTCGACCTCCGGTGCAGCCTCGCGCCCGGGCTGCCGCAGGACTCCGTTCCGTTCCACGCTTTGATCCCGACACAGGCGACGACGGTGAGGGGAACGGACAGGATCGCGCCGATGATACCGGTGAGGACTGTGCCTGCGGTGACGGCGACAAGGGTCACCAGAGGATGGACGCTGGGGGCGTGGCCCACGACGACGCCGAGCACGATCGGAGCGGTGGCGGGCCCGTTGGTGACCGGGGCGCCGACCGTGACGGAGGCTCCTCCAGAAGCCGCTGGGTGTGCCTTCCGTCCGGAGTGCCCGCAGTCGCCCCGGTTCAGGAGTTGATGGTCGGGCCGGGTGGGCCGGGTGGGCCGGGTGGGCCTGGTGGAGGTGGGGCCGGGTCGGTTCCGCGCAGGAAGAAGGCGCCGAGGGACCCGGCGAGGGTGGCGAAGACCGCCACCGAGTAGACAGCGAGGATCACCTGCAGGATGCGGGCGAAGGGTGTCGTCGGGGTGAGGCCGCTACCGGTGATCGTCGCCATCGCGGATTCGAAGAGGGCGTCCGCGTAGGACCCGTGCGTGCCCGTCGCGTACAGCAATTGGCTCGAGGCGAGGACGACCACCGCGGTCACAGCAGCCAACCACCCGATCCGGCTCGACAGGAGGCGCCCGGCCGATCTGGAGCCGCGTACGCCTGCGGAGATGATGCCGCCGAAACGTGCTAAACGGGCCAGCCGTACGAGACGCACCGCCTGCAGTGCCCGGAAGAAGCGCAGGAACGGTACGAGGAGGAAGACGACCTGCCACCAGTTCTTCCTCCAGAACGCTCGACCGAATCCCGCGATGTAGGCCCGGAGCAGGAACTCCGCGACGAACACCGCCCAGAACACCCACCCCAGCACGGTGAAGAACAGGGTCATACCGGCGCCGGTGGCCAGGATCTGCCCGAGCACCACGAACAGGAAGATGACGCCCAGGATCCCCATGGGCTTGTCCAGACGGACCGCCACCGCCTCCGCGCGGCGCAAACCCGTGTCCTGCCCCATTCCTGGCCCGTTCATCAGCTCGCTTCCATCAGTGTTCCTGCGTCAGGCCTCGTTCAGACGTATCGGGTCATCGATCCACTCATCGGTGTTCGTCTGCGGGGTAGCCGGTGATGCCGTTCATTGCCGTTCCGCTGCCGAGCTTGCTGGTGGGGATGACGCTGAGTGTGCCGTTGGTCTCGAGGACCACGGCGGCGACGGAGGACAGATCCCCGGTGCCGGTGCTGCGTACCGCTTGGAGGACTTCGGATTCGGTGAGCCGGTTACGGCGGAGCTCGTCGTGCTGCGGTTGTCCGTCGACGACGAGGGCGGTGGGTCTGGAAGTGATGGTGTTCCGCGCGCCGGGCCGGCGTGCGGATACCCACGCGACGATGAACCGCAGTCCCGCCAGAAGGAGAAGGGCTGTGAGGCCTTCGGCGTAGGCCACGTCGGAGCTGAGCAGGATCGTTGCCAGGGTGGAGCCGAGAGCCACAGTGACGATGAAGTCGAAGGCGTTGAGCTGACTCAACGTCCGCTTGCTGGAAAGCCGAAGCACTCCTACCAGGGTTGCGTAGGACGCCGCTCCGACGATGAGGACCCGCACGATGTCGGCCCAGGAGTCAAACCACATCACCAGCACCCCCGTGTCCCATCATGATGATGACCGTGGGCCCAGTACATGGGTGAGCTCTCGTGAGCATCGTGCTGGCGTTGATCATCGTGTTGTCCTCCACCGCGGTTCGGGTAGGCCTTTCACCTGCTGTTTCCGACAGTACGCTGCAGCGATCCGCCTGTACGACCATCGGGATGCCGTCCCCGAACGTCCGCCCCAGAACAACGATGGATCAGATGCGAGTGCTGAGCCTGTCGATGAACTGATCCGCCTGGGCGAGGTTCCGCGCGAGCTTGTCCCGCTGGTGCACGGCCCGTTCGAGGAACACAGCCAGCGGATCCGCACCGTGCGAGTCACCTGTCTCCGGCTCGGCGAGGAGGCCGAGGATCTCGCTCATCTCCTCGAGGGAGAACCCCAGGGGTTTCATCTGCTTGATGACCATGAGGCGCTCGACATCCTCCTCGGAGAACACCCTGAAACCACCTTCTGTCCGCGCGGTAGCCGG encodes the following:
- a CDS encoding xylose isomerase, which codes for MSLQPAFSAQDWPIATCLHGIPTVSREGVALHDADPEAWDDMFGQVEHVGFSLAELADSHVRPADLEPSRRDEFLSIAASHGVRIPSVHLQRQSVIMPGHEERNLAYAHRTIDAAAEWGMEVFSTGLHQPFSEAQRRALWFWTAQGPKDPDDPEVWQAAVTRLRELGRHAADVGLKMSLELYEDTYLGTGDSAVRLVEEIGLDNVGINPDIANLIRLHRPVEDWRELHAKLLPYANYWHVKNYTRDEAADGSWATSVPSSMEAGLINYRQMIRDAIELGFDGIFLCEHYGGDSLGNCATNQTYIRSLLPGKKDA
- a CDS encoding 3-hydroxyacyl-CoA dehydrogenase translates to MTPKRIAVVGSGYMGGGIAQVLALAGHTVRIADVSAEIAASNLARLLTEAEQFAADGLFPADARERIEANVSAAESIEDAVADAEFIEEAVPERIEIKHETLRRISAAARPDAIIGSNTSTILIAGLAEAVEHPERFLGVHFSNPAPFIPGVELIPHPGTDDSVIPVVEEIVASTGKETARVKDATGFVLNRLQYALFHEATQIVEEGIATADDIDTIVRTTFGFRLPVFGPFAIADMAGLDVYSFCYASLQTRWPERFATPDSLKQLVDAGKFGTKTGAGYLDVPAERTAELIAYRNKAYVAIKKLMDELGPAPIH
- a CDS encoding 3-oxoacyl-ACP reductase, giving the protein MASAFPDSRSVILTGAASPRGIGRASAHHLAGLGWNIGIIDLDHEAATAVAREIADEHGVTAAGAGADVSKESEVRAAFDSLEAALPQVVALVNLAGVSSPVPYLEVTPEEWNRVMGINMNGVHYATRRAVESMVGHGVGRVVNLSSVSAQRGGGTFSKTVYSAAKAGVIGFTRSVARELGGAGITVNAISPGPIDTDIMGGTLTEERKAAMAADGVLPRIGTPRDIAAAIAYLISEDAGFVTGQTLNVDGGLYMH
- a CDS encoding MFS transporter, which produces MSATDAVKDDLDSPALASAVKKAARHLMPMLIILYFVAFLDRTNVGYAEAALEMDRGISAGAFALGAGIFFIGYAIFEIPSNLLLKKFGARWWLARIAVTWGIVAAAFAFTTGDTMFIILRFLLGVTEAGLFPGVIMFLSEWFPNKVRVQMFALFYLAQPFSQMLGNPISGALISFGDTYTPWRGWQVMFFTEGMMAVIAGIAAIFFLIDSPQKAKWLDKDEKRALLRVMEAEDEVRSTDGPSGIMRAMGNWKVWYFTIIYFCLQVAVYGTTFYLPQQVRRIISPDAEFWQIGLISAIPWFVGLFVCYIVGKNANTIRRRRTWGTMFYTSTGLATIGAAFAGENGMPVLAIAFLVVSVSSFLACGPITWSYPTAFLTGTAAAAGIGLINSLGNLGGFVAPIMRTAVDERFTTETGLYGTISVGVFAFLAAVMFILTRNMRSRSDALLAAEEKTAAAPGH
- a CDS encoding beta-hydroxyacid dehydrogenase is translated as MTDSYSVTVLGLGAMGLPMATRLATGLTVHGFDIAEPRLALAREAGIRTFASAQEAATGTDALLLAVRNGEQLDDVLFGSTGVAPVLRQGAVVILTSTVGTDAIPATVARLADYGVALVDAPLSGGPKRAGEGDLLIVVGAAPDALEGARPVLDLLASTLTVVGDNPGDGQALKTVNQLLCGVHIAAAAEAMALADALGLDPAKTLAALEAGAAGSFMLSNRGPRMLEAYSEEGAEVLSRLDIFVKDMGIVGKATRAAGLASPVASAAEQLYLLGQAQGLAAEDDSAVIRVIAPARHP
- a CDS encoding DUF421 domain-containing protein, giving the protein MLVMWFDSWADIVRVLIVGAASYATLVGVLRLSSKRTLSQLNAFDFIVTVALGSTLATILLSSDVAYAEGLTALLLLAGLRFIVAWVSARRPGARNTITSRPTALVVDGQPQHDELRRNRLTESEVLQAVRSTGTGDLSSVAAVVLETNGTLSVIPTSKLGSGTAMNGITGYPADEHR
- a CDS encoding MerR family transcriptional regulator; its protein translation is MRTNSTRISTGTGAGRMHIGELAERTGLSLRTIRHYDDVGLLPATARTEGGFRVFSEEDVERLMVIKQMKPLGFSLEEMSEILGLLAEPETGDSHGADPLAVFLERAVHQRDKLARNLAQADQFIDRLSTRI